In Agromyces sp. SYSU T00194, a genomic segment contains:
- the dxs gene encoding 1-deoxy-D-xylulose-5-phosphate synthase — protein MTLLETINGPRDLDALSEDQLVQLAREIREYLVASVAQTGGHLGPNLGVVELTLAIHRVFDSPRDAIVFDTGHQSYVHKLLTGRRDLSTIRSTGGLAGYPQRSESVHDIVESSHASSSLSWADGISRAFQMTGQQDRHVVAVVGDGALTGGMTWEALNNITDDNNRRLVVVVNDNGRSYAPTIGGMARFLNSVRTRRSYRALHQSSRRAFDRLGGPARAVYRGVRGGLHGFLSRFSNNEALYSNLDIKYIGPVDGHDEVAVERALVQARDYGTPAIVHVITEKGRGYEPALRDVADQFHAVGQIDPETGEPLVASSAPSWTGVFSEELVRVAEADERIVGITAAMLRPTGLHRMAERFPDRVLDVGIAEQHAVTSAAGLAFGGMHPVVAVYATFVNRAFDQVLMDVALHRAGVTFVLDRAGVTGPDGPSHHGMWDLSILQVVPGIRLAAPRDAERLREELHEAVAVQDAPTVIRFPKGSVGTEYPAERRTSDGVDVLRETERRDVLVVAVGPMAGIGLEVADRLADQGIGATVVDPRWVVPVPTSVVELARDYRIVVSIEDGIRVGGIGTRIRQDLREADVDTAVTEIGLPDEFLDHGSRGDILERVGLTPQHIARDVTAMVLGSKLPHARAVPADEEASTH, from the coding sequence ATGACCCTGCTCGAGACGATCAACGGCCCTCGCGACCTGGATGCGCTCTCGGAGGACCAGCTCGTCCAGCTCGCACGCGAGATCCGCGAGTACCTCGTGGCGAGCGTCGCGCAGACCGGCGGGCACCTGGGCCCGAACCTCGGCGTCGTGGAGCTGACGCTCGCCATCCACCGGGTCTTCGACTCGCCGCGCGACGCGATCGTCTTCGACACGGGGCACCAGTCGTACGTGCACAAGCTGCTCACGGGTCGGCGCGACCTGTCGACCATCCGATCGACCGGGGGGCTGGCGGGCTACCCGCAGCGCTCCGAATCGGTGCACGACATCGTCGAGAGCTCCCACGCGTCGAGCTCGCTGTCGTGGGCCGACGGCATCTCCCGCGCCTTCCAGATGACCGGCCAGCAGGACCGCCACGTCGTGGCCGTGGTCGGCGACGGGGCGCTGACCGGCGGCATGACGTGGGAGGCGCTCAACAACATCACCGACGACAACAACCGCCGCCTGGTCGTCGTCGTCAACGACAACGGCCGTTCGTACGCGCCGACGATCGGCGGCATGGCGAGGTTCCTGAACTCGGTGCGCACGCGCCGCAGCTACCGTGCGCTGCACCAGTCGAGCCGTCGCGCGTTCGACCGGCTCGGTGGGCCCGCCCGCGCGGTCTACCGCGGTGTCCGGGGCGGGCTGCACGGGTTCCTCAGCCGGTTCTCGAACAACGAGGCGCTCTACTCGAACCTCGACATCAAGTACATCGGACCGGTCGACGGCCACGACGAGGTCGCCGTGGAGCGCGCGCTCGTCCAGGCCCGCGACTACGGCACGCCCGCGATCGTGCACGTCATCACCGAGAAGGGCCGCGGCTACGAGCCCGCCCTGCGCGACGTCGCCGACCAGTTCCACGCGGTCGGGCAGATCGACCCCGAGACGGGGGAGCCCCTGGTGGCGTCGTCGGCGCCGTCGTGGACCGGGGTGTTCTCGGAGGAGCTCGTGCGGGTCGCGGAGGCCGACGAGCGCATCGTCGGGATCACCGCGGCCATGCTGCGACCGACCGGCCTGCACCGCATGGCCGAGCGGTTCCCCGACCGGGTGCTCGATGTCGGCATCGCCGAGCAGCACGCGGTCACGTCGGCCGCCGGGCTGGCGTTCGGCGGCATGCATCCGGTCGTGGCCGTCTACGCCACGTTCGTGAACCGCGCCTTCGACCAGGTGCTGATGGACGTCGCGCTGCACCGCGCCGGCGTCACCTTCGTGCTCGACCGCGCGGGCGTGACCGGCCCCGACGGGCCCAGCCACCACGGCATGTGGGACCTGTCGATCCTCCAGGTGGTGCCCGGCATCCGGCTCGCTGCGCCGCGCGACGCCGAGCGGCTCCGCGAGGAGCTGCACGAGGCGGTCGCGGTGCAGGACGCGCCGACCGTGATCCGCTTCCCGAAGGGCTCGGTCGGCACCGAGTACCCGGCCGAGCGACGCACGTCCGACGGCGTCGACGTGCTGCGAGAGACGGAGCGTCGCGACGTGCTCGTCGTGGCCGTCGGCCCGATGGCGGGCATCGGCCTCGAGGTGGCCGACCGGCTCGCCGACCAGGGGATCGGCGCGACCGTCGTCGATCCGCGCTGGGTCGTGCCCGTGCCGACGAGCGTCGTGGAGCTCGCCCGCGACTACCGCATCGTCGTGAGCATCGAGGACGGCATCCGCGTCGGCGGCATCGGCACCCGCATCCGCCAGGACCTCCGCGAGGCCGACGTCGACACGGCGGTGACCGAGATCGGCCTGCCCGACGAGTTCCTCGACCACGGCTCGCGCGGCGACATCCTCGAGCGCGTCGGGCTCACCCCGCAGCACATCGCCCGCGACGTGACGGCCATGGTGCTCGGCAGCAAGCTGCCGCACGCCCGTGCGGTGCCCGCCGACGAGGAGGCCTCGACGCACTGA
- the acnA gene encoding aconitate hydratase AcnA codes for MSAVNSFGAKDTLRVGDDSYEIYRIDTVPGYEKLPFSLKVLLENLLRTEDGANVTKAQIEALGSWVPTADPDTEIQFTPARVVMQDFTGVPCIVDLATMREAVVALGGDPSRINPLSPAEMVIDHSVIADLFGSENALERNVEIEYERNGERYQFLRWGQTAFDDFKVVPPGTGIVHQVNIEHLAKVIYSRGVDGVTRAYPDTCVGTDSHTTMVNGLGVLGWGVGGIEAEAAMLGQPVSMLIPKVVGFKLSGEIPAGVTATDVVLTITDMLRQHGVVGKFVEFYGPGVASVPLANRATIGNMSPEFGSTAAIFPIDDVTLDYLRLTGRSDAEVALVEAYAKTQTLWHDAANEPSFSEYLELDLATVVPSIAGPKRPQDRIVLSEAKTQFESDLTNYADVDHDLVDLEIAESFPASDPPGNSPEDEYSHHEHHHRSHAPKTASKPTTVTAADGSSYTLDHGSVTIAAITSCTNTSNPSVMLAAGLLARNAVKKGLKAKPWVKTTLAPGSKVVTDYYEKAGLTQDLEDLGFYTVGYGCTTCIGNSGPLIEEVSAAVQDNDLAVTAVLSGNRNFEGRINPDVKMNYLASPPLVIAYSLAGSMNFDFASDPLGTDTEGNDVFLKDIWPDASEVQDTIDSSINKDMFTTQYASVFEGDERWRTLPTPTGATFEWNPESTYVRRPPYFEGMTMETTPVTDITGARVLAKLGDSVTTDHISPAGAIKGDSPAGRYLVEHGVERKDFNSYGSRRGNHEVMIRGTFANIRLRNQLLDNVEGGYTRDFTQADAPQSFIYDASMNYQSQGIPLVIFGGKEYGSGSSRDWAAKGTNLLGVKAVITESFERIHRSNLIGMGVVPLQFPAGQSADSLGLDGTEVVSITGLEALNAGSTPKTVHVVAAPSEHSPAGKETVEFDAVVRIDTPGEADYYRNGGILQYVLRSLV; via the coding sequence GTGTCTGCAGTGAACAGCTTCGGGGCGAAGGACACGCTCCGGGTCGGCGACGACTCGTACGAGATCTACCGCATCGACACGGTTCCGGGGTACGAGAAGCTGCCGTTCAGCCTCAAGGTACTCCTCGAGAACCTGCTCCGCACCGAGGACGGTGCGAACGTCACGAAGGCGCAGATCGAGGCGCTCGGCTCCTGGGTGCCGACGGCCGACCCCGACACCGAGATCCAGTTCACCCCCGCGCGCGTGGTCATGCAGGACTTCACCGGGGTGCCCTGCATCGTCGACCTCGCGACCATGCGCGAGGCCGTGGTGGCGCTCGGCGGCGACCCGAGCCGGATCAACCCGCTCTCGCCGGCCGAGATGGTCATCGACCACTCCGTCATCGCCGACCTCTTCGGCTCCGAGAACGCGCTCGAGCGCAACGTCGAGATCGAGTACGAGCGCAACGGCGAGCGCTACCAGTTCCTCCGCTGGGGCCAGACCGCGTTCGACGACTTCAAGGTCGTGCCGCCGGGCACCGGCATCGTGCACCAGGTGAACATCGAGCACCTCGCCAAGGTCATCTACTCGCGCGGCGTCGACGGCGTGACCCGCGCCTACCCCGACACCTGCGTCGGCACCGACTCGCACACCACCATGGTCAACGGCCTCGGCGTGCTCGGCTGGGGCGTCGGCGGCATCGAGGCCGAGGCCGCCATGCTCGGCCAGCCCGTGTCGATGCTCATCCCCAAGGTCGTCGGCTTCAAGCTGTCCGGCGAGATCCCCGCCGGCGTGACCGCGACCGACGTCGTGCTCACGATCACCGACATGCTCCGCCAGCACGGCGTGGTCGGCAAGTTCGTCGAGTTCTACGGCCCCGGCGTGGCGTCGGTGCCGCTCGCCAACCGCGCCACCATCGGCAACATGAGCCCCGAGTTCGGCTCGACGGCCGCGATCTTCCCGATCGACGACGTCACCCTCGACTACCTGCGCCTCACCGGCCGCAGCGATGCCGAGGTCGCCCTGGTCGAGGCGTACGCGAAGACCCAGACCCTCTGGCACGACGCCGCCAACGAGCCGTCGTTCTCGGAGTACCTGGAGCTCGACCTCGCCACGGTCGTCCCGTCGATCGCCGGCCCGAAGCGCCCGCAGGACCGCATCGTGCTCTCCGAGGCGAAGACGCAGTTCGAGTCCGACCTCACCAACTACGCCGACGTCGACCACGACCTCGTCGACCTCGAGATCGCCGAGTCCTTCCCGGCATCCGACCCGCCCGGCAACTCGCCCGAGGACGAGTACAGCCACCACGAGCACCACCACCGGAGCCACGCGCCGAAGACCGCGTCGAAGCCGACCACGGTGACCGCTGCCGACGGCTCGTCGTACACGCTCGACCACGGCTCGGTGACCATCGCCGCGATCACCTCGTGCACGAACACCTCGAACCCGTCGGTCATGCTCGCCGCGGGCCTGCTCGCCCGCAACGCGGTGAAGAAGGGCCTCAAGGCCAAGCCGTGGGTGAAGACGACGCTCGCCCCCGGGTCGAAGGTCGTCACCGACTACTACGAGAAGGCCGGCCTCACGCAAGACCTGGAGGACCTCGGCTTCTACACGGTCGGCTACGGCTGCACCACCTGCATCGGCAACTCGGGTCCCCTCATCGAGGAGGTCTCGGCGGCCGTGCAGGACAACGACCTGGCCGTGACCGCGGTGCTCTCGGGCAACCGCAACTTCGAGGGCCGCATCAACCCCGACGTCAAGATGAACTACCTCGCGAGCCCGCCGCTCGTGATCGCGTACTCGCTCGCCGGGTCGATGAACTTCGACTTCGCGTCCGACCCGCTCGGCACCGACACCGAGGGCAACGACGTCTTCCTCAAGGACATCTGGCCGGATGCCTCGGAGGTCCAGGACACGATCGACTCGTCCATCAACAAGGACATGTTCACGACGCAGTACGCGAGCGTGTTCGAGGGCGACGAGCGGTGGCGCACGCTGCCGACGCCGACCGGCGCGACCTTCGAGTGGAACCCCGAGTCGACCTACGTGCGTCGCCCCCCGTACTTCGAGGGCATGACCATGGAGACGACGCCGGTGACCGACATCACGGGCGCGCGGGTCCTCGCGAAGCTGGGCGACTCGGTCACGACCGACCACATCAGCCCCGCGGGCGCCATCAAGGGCGACAGCCCGGCCGGCAGGTACCTCGTCGAGCACGGCGTGGAGCGCAAGGACTTCAACTCCTACGGCTCGCGCCGCGGCAACCACGAGGTCATGATCCGCGGCACGTTCGCGAACATCCGCCTGCGCAACCAGCTCCTCGACAACGTCGAGGGCGGCTACACGCGCGACTTCACGCAGGCCGACGCCCCGCAGTCGTTCATCTACGACGCGTCGATGAACTACCAGTCGCAGGGCATCCCGCTGGTCATCTTCGGCGGCAAGGAGTACGGCTCCGGCTCGAGCCGCGACTGGGCGGCGAAGGGCACGAACCTCCTCGGCGTGAAGGCCGTCATCACCGAGAGCTTCGAGCGCATCCACCGCTCGAACCTCATCGGCATGGGCGTCGTTCCGCTGCAGTTCCCGGCCGGCCAGTCGGCCGACTCGCTCGGGCTCGACGGCACCGAGGTGGTCTCGATCACGGGCCTCGAGGCGCTGAACGCGGGCAGCACGCCGAAGACCGTGCACGTCGTCGCGGCGCCCAGCGAGCACTCGCCGGCCGGCAAGGAGACCGTGGAGTTCGACGCCGTGGTGCGCATCGACACCCCCGGTGAGGCCGACTACTACCGCAACGGCGGCATCCTGCAGTACGTGCTGCGCAGCCTCGTCTGA
- a CDS encoding DUF3159 domain-containing protein, whose product MTRVSEADGPERDEPEPEGSNAPGDDASAHETAAGIGAGLAQAAERSGLGGFARDEALTARELLGALGGVRGLAEAILPGLVFLAVYAVWGALVPALAASVGLAVVFTVARLVARTPVTQAVAGLVGAGASAALALWTGRGEDNFVIGLWTNGAYATAILISLLVGWPLLGLAVGFLMGDGLAWKHDRKRYRAMQLLTLLWLGLFVARLAVQLPLYFAANVEGLALTRLLMGVPLYAVLLVLSWLVVRAVYPAGAARDE is encoded by the coding sequence GTGACCCGCGTGTCGGAGGCCGACGGTCCCGAGCGGGACGAACCGGAGCCGGAGGGGTCGAATGCCCCCGGCGACGACGCGTCGGCCCACGAGACCGCGGCCGGCATCGGCGCGGGCCTCGCGCAGGCGGCCGAGCGCTCCGGCCTCGGCGGTTTCGCACGCGACGAGGCGCTGACGGCGCGCGAACTGCTGGGCGCCCTCGGCGGGGTGCGCGGCCTCGCCGAGGCGATCCTGCCCGGGCTCGTCTTCCTCGCGGTCTACGCGGTCTGGGGCGCGCTCGTGCCCGCGCTCGCGGCGTCCGTGGGCCTCGCGGTGGTGTTCACCGTCGCGCGCCTGGTCGCGCGCACTCCCGTGACCCAGGCGGTCGCGGGGCTCGTCGGCGCCGGGGCATCCGCGGCCCTCGCGCTCTGGACCGGCCGCGGCGAGGACAACTTCGTCATCGGCCTGTGGACCAACGGCGCGTACGCGACCGCCATCCTCATCTCGCTGCTCGTCGGCTGGCCGCTGCTCGGGCTCGCGGTGGGCTTCCTGATGGGCGACGGGCTCGCCTGGAAGCACGACCGGAAGCGCTACCGCGCGATGCAGCTGCTCACGCTGCTCTGGCTCGGGCTCTTCGTCGCCCGGCTGGCCGTGCAGCTGCCGCTCTACTTCGCCGCCAACGTCGAGGGGCTCGCCCTCACGCGCCTCCTCATGGGCGTGCCGCTCTACGCGGTGCTGCTCGTGCTGTCGTGGCTCGTCGTGCGCGCCGTGTACCCGGCTGGCGCGGCGCGCGACGAGTGA
- a CDS encoding DUF3710 domain-containing protein has product MSDLENVDRPIDHPKSAPEDRDTAGPLDESEANPVRPYVDLGGVKVLPREGLHLRLEVEESTKRVVAIGLDYANSTLQVQPFAAPRSSGLWHEIREQISEQISKQGGTITPREGAFGPELLAQIPVAATEQQPAHTRLARFVGVDGPRWFLRGVIAGDAAVDPSAAALVEDLFRSIVVVRGTTPMPPRDLIPLRMPQGSGGGAKPPTA; this is encoded by the coding sequence GTGAGCGACCTCGAGAACGTCGACCGCCCGATCGACCACCCCAAGTCCGCGCCGGAGGACCGCGACACCGCCGGCCCGCTGGACGAGTCGGAGGCCAACCCGGTCCGTCCGTACGTGGACCTGGGCGGCGTGAAGGTGCTGCCCCGCGAGGGCCTGCACCTGCGCCTCGAGGTCGAGGAGTCGACGAAGCGCGTCGTGGCCATCGGCCTGGACTACGCGAACTCGACGCTCCAGGTGCAGCCGTTCGCGGCCCCGCGCTCGAGCGGGCTGTGGCACGAGATCCGCGAGCAGATCTCCGAGCAGATCAGCAAGCAGGGCGGCACCATCACCCCCCGCGAGGGCGCCTTCGGCCCCGAGCTGCTCGCCCAGATCCCCGTCGCGGCGACCGAGCAGCAGCCGGCGCACACCCGTCTCGCCCGGTTCGTGGGCGTCGACGGCCCGCGCTGGTTCCTGCGCGGCGTGATCGCGGGCGACGCGGCCGTCGACCCGTCCGCGGCCGCGCTGGTGGAAGACCTGTTCCGCAGCATCGTCGTGGTGCGCGGCACCACGCCGATGCCGCCGCGCGACCTGATCCCGCTGCGCATGCCGCAGGGCTCGGGCGGCGGCGCGAAGCCGCCCACGGCGTGA
- the dut gene encoding dUTP diphosphatase → MTESVEVLITADRTPAYAHPGDAGADLHATESLVLAPGERAAVGTGVAIALPDGYVGFVVPRSGLAFKHGITIVNAPGTIDAGYRGEIRVSLLNTDASEPYEIREGDRIAQLVVMPVTRARFVPVDRLPGSHRGEGGFGSTGFAADAHPHTQSGAASA, encoded by the coding sequence GTGACCGAATCCGTCGAGGTGCTCATCACCGCAGACCGCACGCCCGCCTACGCCCATCCGGGCGACGCAGGCGCCGACCTGCACGCGACCGAGTCGCTCGTGCTCGCTCCGGGGGAGCGGGCCGCGGTGGGCACCGGGGTCGCCATCGCGCTGCCCGACGGCTACGTCGGCTTCGTGGTCCCGCGCAGCGGGCTCGCCTTCAAGCACGGCATCACCATCGTCAACGCGCCCGGCACGATCGACGCGGGCTACCGCGGCGAGATCAGGGTGTCCCTGTTGAACACGGATGCCTCCGAGCCCTACGAGATCCGCGAGGGCGACCGCATCGCGCAGCTCGTCGTCATGCCCGTCACGCGGGCCAGGTTCGTACCGGTCGACCGGCTGCCCGGCAGCCATCGGGGGGAAGGCGGATTCGGCTCGACCGGGTTCGCCGCCGACGCACACCCGCACACCCAGTCAGGAGCAGCATCAGCGTGA
- a CDS encoding DUF3093 domain-containing protein yields MPAYRERLWPTPWMFIVSLLLIPASILVLAPVSLPAGIVTGIVLYLGTVAAFVAASPVVEVADGELRAGRASIPVSLTGEAEAFEGAEATAERGVRLDARAWLLIRGWVRHVVKVPIVDERDPAPYWLVSSRHPTQMAAAINGSRRPSESA; encoded by the coding sequence ATGCCCGCGTACCGAGAGCGACTCTGGCCCACCCCCTGGATGTTCATCGTCAGCCTGCTGCTGATCCCGGCGAGCATCCTGGTCCTCGCGCCGGTGTCGCTGCCCGCGGGCATCGTCACCGGCATCGTGCTGTACCTCGGCACGGTGGCCGCGTTCGTGGCGGCGTCGCCCGTCGTCGAGGTCGCCGACGGCGAGTTGCGAGCGGGACGCGCGAGCATCCCCGTGTCGCTGACGGGCGAGGCGGAGGCGTTCGAGGGCGCGGAGGCGACCGCGGAACGCGGCGTGCGGCTCGACGCGCGCGCCTGGCTGCTCATCCGCGGCTGGGTGCGGCACGTCGTGAAGGTGCCGATCGTCGACGAGCGCGACCCCGCGCCCTACTGGCTCGTGTCGTCGCGCCACCCCACGCAGATGGCCGCCGCGATCAACGGATCGCGACGGCCATCGGAGTCGGCGTAG
- a CDS encoding DUF4193 domain-containing protein, whose product MATDYDAPRKSDDDSESIEALKERVPDKNSGMVDAEDADNPAGFDLPGADLSDVELDVVVLPPQADEFTCVNCFLVKHRSQIDHETKLGPICLECAA is encoded by the coding sequence ATGGCAACTGATTACGACGCACCGCGGAAGAGCGACGACGACTCGGAGTCGATCGAGGCTCTCAAGGAGCGCGTACCCGACAAGAACTCGGGAATGGTCGACGCTGAGGACGCCGACAACCCCGCAGGTTTCGACCTGCCGGGCGCCGACCTCTCGGACGTGGAGCTCGACGTCGTCGTGCTGCCGCCCCAGGCCGACGAGTTCACCTGCGTGAACTGCTTCCTCGTGAAGCACCGCTCGCAGATCGACCACGAGACCAAGCTCGGGCCGATCTGCCTGGAGTGCGCCGCCTGA
- the sepH gene encoding septation protein SepH has translation MQELKVIGVENGALLAASDEGARFRIPIDDVVQSKLRQSPPDSANSPRLAPREVQAHIRAGLSAEEVASLTGASLESIRRFEGPVLAEREHIVNSALSVPVHIEGEIDPDAPPTFGSVIRDRLVKLGADGTRWASWKEEDRGWMVKLEFRADDIDHDARWGFEPRKRALQPLNSEAMTLSQPGEPKEGLIPKLRAVGSQQEDASRFDSGAFTFEDDLDEQDTAPQLEPVPYARTVKTSSPAAANAAIKRAAEPEQALSDTADLLEALRKRRGERESAATIAQADEADDADQALDIPLATFDEEFDEAPEPAPAARTPRPAPSKRQSADRKKQPSPAKPAARPQPPNGGDSLWGRVAASGESDGSTSSSRSAGGAKKGRASMPSWDEIVFGARSDDDPA, from the coding sequence ATGCAGGAACTGAAGGTGATCGGCGTCGAGAACGGCGCACTGCTCGCCGCCTCCGACGAGGGGGCGAGATTCAGGATCCCGATCGACGACGTGGTGCAGTCCAAGCTCCGCCAGTCGCCGCCGGATTCGGCGAACTCCCCGCGGCTCGCGCCGCGCGAGGTCCAGGCCCACATCCGGGCCGGCCTCTCGGCCGAGGAGGTGGCCAGCCTCACCGGCGCCTCGCTCGAGTCGATCCGGCGCTTCGAGGGGCCCGTGCTCGCCGAACGCGAGCACATCGTGAACTCCGCGCTCTCGGTCCCGGTGCACATCGAGGGCGAGATCGACCCCGACGCCCCGCCGACGTTCGGCAGCGTCATCCGCGACCGGCTCGTGAAGCTCGGTGCCGACGGCACCCGCTGGGCGAGTTGGAAGGAGGAGGACCGGGGCTGGATGGTCAAGCTCGAGTTCCGGGCCGACGACATCGACCACGACGCCCGCTGGGGCTTCGAGCCGCGCAAGCGCGCCCTGCAGCCGCTCAACTCGGAGGCCATGACGCTCTCGCAGCCGGGCGAGCCCAAGGAGGGCCTGATCCCCAAGCTGCGTGCGGTCGGGAGCCAACAGGAGGACGCGTCGCGGTTCGACAGCGGTGCGTTCACCTTCGAGGACGACCTGGACGAGCAGGACACCGCACCCCAGCTCGAGCCGGTGCCGTACGCGCGCACGGTGAAGACGTCGAGCCCTGCGGCCGCGAACGCCGCGATCAAGCGGGCCGCCGAGCCCGAGCAGGCGCTCAGCGACACGGCCGACCTGCTCGAGGCGCTGCGCAAGCGCCGTGGTGAGCGCGAGTCGGCCGCGACGATCGCCCAGGCGGACGAGGCGGACGATGCCGATCAGGCGCTCGACATCCCCCTCGCGACCTTCGACGAGGAGTTCGACGAGGCGCCGGAGCCCGCTCCCGCAGCGCGCACGCCCCGCCCCGCCCCGTCGAAGCGCCAGTCAGCCGACCGCAAGAAGCAGCCCTCGCCGGCGAAGCCGGCGGCGAGGCCGCAGCCTCCGAACGGCGGCGACTCGCTGTGGGGCCGCGTGGCGGCCTCGGGCGAGAGCGACGGCTCCACGTCGTCGTCGCGATCCGCCGGCGGAGCGAAGAAGGGCCGTGCGTCGATGCCGAGCTGGGACGAGATCGTCTTCGGCGCGCGCAGCGACGACGACCCCGCCTGA
- a CDS encoding phosphotransferase family protein has protein sequence MVAAFTEQVRSVAWRDATRRRVQERLGALGIRTLGPLLQRRVRPWSTQLTVETDIGRVWCKHDHPALGFESRLLAELARRSPGSVPEPLAIDADAGLLLTVEHGASLADRGATGTDTWTALVVAAARLQHELADHRAELLAAGLPDHDGAVVVDHFDDLVARLAETAPGHPAHLEPDEAARLRDARPAVADAVRRLADSPYPAAWNHGDLHPGNAHAAGDDVRLFDLADGQWANALEVLAVPRDWIARRRDVAWAPVRDAWSAEWGVRPPRGAEWRAMRTVHAVNRAVTWTSLLDGMTHEELLRWGGYAPGELRRVLRRTDAAG, from the coding sequence ATGGTGGCCGCGTTCACGGAGCAGGTGCGCTCCGTCGCGTGGCGAGACGCCACGCGACGTCGGGTGCAGGAGCGCCTCGGCGCGCTGGGGATCCGCACACTCGGTCCGCTCCTGCAGCGCCGGGTGCGACCGTGGTCGACCCAGCTCACCGTGGAGACCGACATCGGGCGCGTCTGGTGCAAGCACGACCATCCGGCGCTCGGGTTCGAGTCGCGGCTCCTGGCGGAACTCGCCCGCCGCTCCCCCGGGTCCGTGCCGGAACCGCTCGCGATCGACGCTGATGCAGGACTGCTCCTCACCGTCGAACACGGCGCCTCGCTGGCCGACAGGGGTGCCACGGGTACCGACACCTGGACCGCCCTCGTCGTCGCGGCGGCACGACTCCAGCATGAGCTCGCGGATCACCGCGCGGAACTGCTCGCCGCGGGCCTCCCGGACCACGACGGCGCAGTCGTCGTCGATCACTTCGACGACCTGGTCGCACGGCTGGCGGAGACCGCACCGGGGCATCCGGCACACCTCGAACCCGACGAGGCGGCGCGGTTGCGCGATGCGCGCCCGGCAGTCGCCGATGCGGTGCGGCGGCTCGCGGATTCGCCCTACCCGGCCGCCTGGAACCACGGCGACCTCCACCCCGGCAACGCGCATGCCGCCGGAGACGACGTGCGGCTGTTCGACCTCGCCGACGGGCAGTGGGCGAACGCGCTGGAGGTGCTCGCGGTGCCGCGCGACTGGATCGCCCGACGGCGCGACGTCGCGTGGGCGCCGGTGCGCGATGCGTGGTCGGCGGAGTGGGGCGTGCGGCCGCCGCGCGGCGCCGAATGGCGCGCGATGCGAACCGTGCACGCGGTCAACCGGGCGGTCACGTGGACGTCGCTGCTCGACGGGATGACGCACGAGGAACTGCTCCGCTGGGGCGGGTACGCGCCGGGCGAGCTGCGCCGGGTACTCCGGCGCACGGATGCGGCGGGCTGA